A window from Ostrinia nubilalis chromosome 13, ilOstNubi1.1, whole genome shotgun sequence encodes these proteins:
- the LOC135077346 gene encoding uncharacterized protein LOC135077346 gives MVNESAPILKELIDTTNDCMSTLLNIGVNVGSWDVIVVHILSQKLDTETKRSWEFYVNSHSSADQLPTYSMFQEFLTSRYRAIEFLVSGSNTPRKNVTQNSNKLKALHVNNHSCVLCKEAHTLAFCPCFAKETVDRRRDFVQDNNICFNCLGRSHPAKYCRIKTRCQICKRKHHSLLHSNGKFISEASEDKEQGSSAVVSCTLTEESGGAEGIITSCFSADKTGKQVLLATAVVNIEANNGTRRTVRALLDQGSQASFVTEATIQGLGLKKTKTKNVVSGLGGDKKVIINSTVNINLQSWVNPEIKFKVKAYVLRKITACLPAKKVSDLEGLDLTGITLADPEYHTPNKVDLLLGADVYGQILQEGLRKGIQGGVIAQSTALGWIISGTVMDSQQKPKSIVVMHSLIDENDLLKKFWELEAEPEIKREKMFTEEEKRCEEIFTKTTSRDEEGRYVVRLPLKNDPHCVDNSREISERRFLSLERKFMKNEALREKYSEVMQEYIDLNHMELVPDDQVDNPLAIYLPHHAVIREDRETTKVRVVYDASCKGKNNMSLNDNLLVGPTLQSELRHLVMRWRTYPVCLTSDIAKMYRQVKISESDVDFQRILWRDNPETKIKHYRMLRVTFGTAAAPYLAVKTLQQVAIDEGGSYPMAAERVLRDFYMDDLLTGCQTKEEGFQIFKEMNELLEKGGFELMKWTSNCDELIEEMKRETGMKEVQEGLKIKSDETMKIVGLT, from the coding sequence ATGGTTAATGAGTCCGCACCCATACTGAAAGAACTGATTGACACCACGAATGATTGTATGTCCACTTTACTGAACATTGGTGTCAACGTGGGGAGCTGGGACGTGATTGTTGTACATATTTTGAGTCAGAAATTGGACACAGAAACCAAACGTAGTTGGGAGTTTTACGTGAATAGTCATAGCTCGGCGGATCAGCTACCAACATATTCAATGTTTCAGGAGTTTTTGACAAGTAGATACCGCGCAATCGAATTTTTGGTTTCTGGATCCAACACACCTAGGAAAAACGTGACTCAAAATTCAAATAAGTTGAAAGCCCTCCATGTAAATAACCATAGTTGTGTTTTATGTAAGGAAGCACACACACTTGCATTTTGCCCGTGTTTTGCGAAAGAAACAGTTGACAGACGTAGAGATTTCGTGCAggacaataatatttgtttcaaTTGCTTAGGTAGAAGTCACCCAGCTAAGTATTGTCGTATCAAAACAAGGTGTCAGATCTGCAAAAGGAAGCACCACTCACTGCTTCATTCTAATGGGAAATTTATTTCAGAAGCCAGTGAGGATAAGGAACAAGGGTCTTCGGCAGTAGTCAGTTGTACGCTTACTGAAGAATCAGGAGGTGCAGAAGGAATTATTACTTCGTGTTTTTCGGCGGATAAAACGGGAAAACAGGTACTATTAGCTACAGCTGTGGTAAATATTGAAGCTAATAACGGAACACGGAGAACGGTACGCGCTTTGCTCGATCAAGGATCGCAGGCGTCATTTGTGACCGAAGCGACGATACAAGGTTTGGGTTTAAAGAAGACAAAGACGAAAAACGTTGTATCAGGTCTGGGAGGAGATAAAAAGGTCATCATCAACTCGACGGTTAACATCAACTTGCAGTCATGGGTCAATCCTGAAATCAAGTTCAAGGTCAAGGCGTACGTGTTAAGAAAGATCACAGCTTGTCTTCCCGCGAAAAAGGTTAGTGACCTGGAAGGTTTGGATTTAACGGGAATTACCTTGGCTGATCCTGAGTACCACACGCCCAATAAAGTGGATCTTTTGCTAGGTGCAGATGTGTACGGGCAGATTCTGCAAGAAGGATTAAGGAAAGGTATCCAGGGTGGAGTGATTGCACAATCTACAGCTTTAGGCTGGATCATTTCGGGCACGGTTATGGATTCACAGCAGAAGCCAAAGAGTATAGTAGTAATGCATTCACTGATCGATGAAAATGATCTCCTTAAGAAGTTCTGGGAACTGGAAGCGGAACctgaaataaaaagagaaaaaatgtTTACAGAGGAAGAAAAAAGATGTGAGGAGATATTCACAAAGACAACTTCAAGAGACGAGGAAGGGAGATATGTAGTTCGACTTCCCTTGAAGAATGATCCTCATTGTGTAGACAACTCCAGGGAGATATCTGAAAGGAGATTTCTTTCGTTGGAACGGAAATTCATGAAGAATGAAGCCTTGAGAGAGAAGTACTCTGAAGTGATGCAAGAATACATAGATCTGAATCACATGGAACTTGTACCTGATGATCAAGTTGACAATCCATTGGCGATATACTTACCCCATCACGCAGTCATACGAGAAGACAGGGAAACGACGAAGGTACGGGTAGTGTACGATGCCTCCTGTAAGGGTAAGAATAATATGTCTCTAAATGATAACCTTCTAGTGGGACCTACCTTACAGTCAGAGCTACGGCACTTGGTGATGCGATGGCGTACGTACCCCGTTTGTCTCACGTCTGACATAGCCAAAATGTATCGGCAAGTGAAGATCTCGGAATCAGATGTGGATTTTCAAAGGATTCTCTGGAGAGATAACCCTGAAACTAAGATAAAGCACTATAGAATGCTAAGAGTGACGTTTGGAACTGCAGCTGCGCCATACTTGGCTGTCAAGACATTGCAACAAGTGGCTATTGATGAGGGTGGGAGTTATCCTATGGCAGCGGAGAGAGTATTAAGAGATTTTTACATGGATGACCTATTGACGGGATGTCAAACTAAAGAAGAAGGATTCCAGATATTTAAAGAAATGAATGAATTGCTGGAAAAAGGAGGATTCGAGTTAATGAAATGGACAAGTAACTGCGATGAGTTAATAGAAGAGATGAAAAGAGAAACAGGGATGAAAGAGGTTCAAGAGGGATTGAAGATTAAGTCAGATGAAACAATGAAGATAGTTGGACTTACCTAG